In Burkholderia sp. WP9, a genomic segment contains:
- a CDS encoding DEAD/DEAH box helicase family protein, whose amino-acid sequence MNRELHSITQRLSLRKPQADSLEILAEVLERISLGKDIADGQALAGIRERWPSFQDFERDFPSLCFALATGVGKTRLMGAFVSYLYLTGQSRHFFVLAPNTTIYNKLINDFTPGHPKYVFKGIAEFATNPPLIITGDNYESGRGVRHADGRASDLFGSDVHINIFNIDKINKEEGPRGTPRMKRLQETIGESYYDYLSGLDDLVVVMDEAHRYRASAGAKAIDGLKPILGLELTATPRTVGAKSTPFQNVIYSYGLGEAMADGFVKEPAVATRKDFDPESVSEDRLEQIKLEDAVHNHDHVAVELDRYHRVTGRPKVHPFILVVAQDTDHARRIRAYVESEDFFRGRFKDKVAEVHSALRGEESEEATQRLVALEQDGRTEVVIHVNKLKEGWDVTNLYTIVPLRASASDILTEQTLGRGLRLPYGERVTRYDEEDFAAVDRLTVIAHDRFDEIIQKAREPGSIVMKQIEIGDGCDVSSGGATLVTAPSIAEIMITGTGPSLPGLEAPATKPVLTLETPEEIRTAEVTLEVIRRFERKLGSADELRSTDVQRLIVVAVQEIVRPVQSTLEGIVPAPRVEEIVSAVTQTVAERTLSIPQILVLPKRQATFQFADFDLKDLTTINVRPIDDGLVIQTLRTEARTYLAKTVDDPREDRLEDYLVRFLIERNEIDYDAHAALLYKLSGQVVTRVSSYLEDPADVENVLLRNGRQLAEFVFAQMMQNYHETPLGEDDYEVRVTRGFTLLQPQPFNIVPGQKVRDFRQIVTPMSETKRQVFGGFKNCCYSLQKFDSDPERRFAVLIDADPTVEKWLKPGRAQFQIEYRSGDNYEPDFVIETDTRMVICEVKSKDELSDPVVQAKAKAATKWCQAATRHAVECGTKPWSYVLLGDDQIMGSATLTGVISKFAHG is encoded by the coding sequence ATGAATCGCGAGCTCCATAGCATCACCCAACGACTGTCCCTCCGCAAGCCGCAAGCGGATTCCCTCGAAATCCTGGCCGAGGTGCTCGAACGCATTTCACTCGGAAAGGACATAGCCGACGGCCAGGCTCTTGCGGGCATCCGTGAGAGATGGCCGTCTTTCCAGGATTTCGAGCGCGACTTCCCTTCGCTCTGTTTCGCCCTTGCGACCGGCGTCGGCAAGACCCGCCTGATGGGGGCCTTTGTCTCCTATCTTTACCTCACGGGGCAAAGTCGCCATTTCTTCGTGCTGGCGCCGAACACGACGATCTACAACAAGCTGATCAACGATTTCACGCCTGGACATCCGAAATACGTCTTCAAGGGGATCGCCGAGTTCGCGACCAATCCGCCGCTCATCATCACTGGCGACAACTATGAAAGCGGTCGCGGTGTCCGGCATGCCGATGGGCGTGCCTCCGATCTGTTCGGAAGCGACGTTCACATCAACATCTTCAACATCGACAAGATCAACAAGGAAGAGGGACCTCGCGGTACGCCGCGGATGAAGAGGCTGCAGGAAACCATCGGCGAGAGCTACTACGACTATCTTTCCGGGCTCGACGACCTCGTTGTCGTGATGGATGAGGCCCACCGTTACCGCGCGAGCGCCGGAGCGAAGGCGATCGATGGCCTCAAGCCGATTCTCGGGCTCGAACTGACCGCAACCCCTAGAACAGTCGGTGCAAAATCGACGCCCTTCCAGAACGTCATTTATAGCTATGGCCTCGGAGAGGCGATGGCAGACGGTTTCGTGAAGGAACCGGCGGTCGCGACGCGCAAGGACTTCGATCCGGAATCGGTTTCCGAAGATCGCCTCGAGCAGATCAAGCTCGAGGACGCAGTCCACAACCACGACCACGTCGCCGTCGAACTCGACCGTTACCACCGTGTCACCGGGCGACCCAAGGTGCACCCGTTCATCCTCGTCGTCGCACAGGATACGGATCACGCACGTCGCATCCGCGCTTACGTAGAGTCCGAGGATTTCTTTCGGGGGCGCTTCAAGGACAAGGTCGCCGAGGTGCACTCCGCGCTGCGCGGAGAGGAAAGCGAAGAGGCGACGCAGCGGCTGGTGGCACTCGAGCAGGACGGTCGGACCGAGGTTGTCATTCACGTCAACAAGCTCAAAGAGGGCTGGGACGTGACTAACCTCTATACGATCGTGCCGCTCCGGGCATCGGCGTCGGACATCCTCACGGAGCAGACACTTGGCCGCGGCCTGCGTCTGCCTTATGGCGAGCGGGTCACACGGTACGACGAAGAGGATTTTGCCGCCGTCGACCGCCTGACCGTCATTGCGCATGACCGCTTCGACGAGATCATCCAGAAGGCGCGCGAGCCGGGCTCGATCGTCATGAAGCAGATTGAGATCGGCGATGGCTGCGATGTGTCGTCGGGCGGTGCAACGCTCGTCACGGCTCCCTCGATCGCAGAGATCATGATCACCGGCACGGGACCATCGCTGCCGGGGCTCGAGGCTCCTGCCACCAAGCCCGTGCTGACGCTCGAGACCCCGGAGGAAATACGAACCGCTGAAGTGACGCTCGAAGTCATCCGGCGCTTCGAGCGTAAGCTTGGCAGCGCCGATGAACTGCGTTCGACCGATGTTCAGCGCCTGATCGTCGTGGCGGTCCAGGAGATTGTTCGCCCTGTCCAGAGCACATTGGAGGGCATCGTCCCGGCCCCCCGGGTCGAAGAGATCGTTTCGGCAGTCACGCAGACGGTCGCCGAGCGCACGTTGTCGATTCCCCAGATTCTCGTCTTGCCCAAACGCCAGGCGACGTTTCAGTTCGCCGACTTCGATCTCAAGGATCTCACGACGATCAATGTCCGTCCGATCGACGACGGACTTGTCATCCAGACCCTGCGGACCGAAGCGCGGACATACCTGGCGAAGACTGTCGACGATCCGCGGGAAGACCGGCTGGAAGACTATCTGGTGCGGTTTCTCATCGAGCGAAACGAGATCGATTACGACGCTCACGCTGCCCTTCTCTACAAGCTCTCAGGTCAGGTCGTCACCCGCGTCAGCTCGTATCTTGAAGATCCGGCGGACGTCGAGAACGTCCTGCTGCGCAATGGTCGGCAACTGGCCGAGTTCGTGTTTGCGCAGATGATGCAGAATTACCACGAAACTCCGCTCGGCGAGGACGACTACGAGGTTCGCGTCACAAGAGGTTTCACGCTGCTGCAACCGCAACCGTTCAACATCGTTCCGGGACAGAAGGTTAGGGACTTCCGGCAGATCGTTACGCCAATGTCCGAAACCAAGCGCCAGGTCTTCGGCGGCTTCAAAAATTGCTGCTATTCGCTGCAGAAATTCGACTCCGATCCGGAGCGCCGGTTTGCTGTTCTGATCGATGCCGACCCGACGGTCGAAAAGTGGTTGAAGCCAGGCCGTGCCCAGTTCCAGATCGAATATCGCTCGGGCGACAACTACGAGCCCGATTTCGTGATCGAGACGGACACCCGCATGGTGATCTGCGAGGTGAAGAGCAAGGATGAGCTGTCGGACCCTGTCGTCCAGGCCAAGGCGAAAGCTGCGACCAAATGGTGCCAAGCGGCGACACGGCACGCGGTGGAGTGCGGTACAAAGCCCTGGTCATACGTCCTGTTGGGCGATGACCAGATTATGGGTAGCGCGACCCTCACGGGGGTGATATCCAAATTCGCACACGGATAA
- a CDS encoding class I SAM-dependent methyltransferase, with the protein MTSPATITWPEADGPRAARWRSEAAVPPPKRVIVADDRTTADSAYRLACEGTALLWNGDFQNARQLLQAVTRRLERKPRKQGETPLDAFNLHRQAQSQRARTLGMILIPLDAAYGIPLRRAPDVQQACIETYGPATGEASVVSLRELLGMIGAHEWRKKGVEIAALGERIHPHYGVFSPVRGEYVDLVARTPLPSLNKAFDIGTGTGVLSALLAKRGVKKIIATDQDPRALACARENLTRLGYDQQVEVVQADLFPEGRAPLVVCNPPWLPARPASPIEYAIYDPESRMLLGFLNGLAEHVSPGGEGWLIMSDFAEHLGLRTRDWLLAAIDKAGLTVIGREDIRPRHPKSTDETDALHTARIAEVTSLWRLKPR; encoded by the coding sequence ATGACCAGCCCAGCAACCATCACCTGGCCCGAAGCCGACGGCCCCCGCGCCGCGCGTTGGCGCTCCGAAGCGGCGGTGCCGCCGCCCAAGCGCGTCATTGTCGCGGACGACCGCACCACCGCCGATTCCGCTTACCGTCTCGCTTGCGAAGGAACGGCGCTGCTGTGGAACGGCGACTTCCAGAACGCTCGCCAACTGCTGCAAGCGGTCACGCGCCGGCTCGAGCGCAAGCCTCGCAAGCAGGGCGAAACGCCGCTCGACGCGTTCAACCTGCACAGGCAGGCACAGTCGCAACGCGCGCGCACGCTCGGCATGATCCTGATTCCGCTCGACGCCGCATACGGCATTCCGCTGCGTCGCGCGCCCGATGTCCAGCAGGCCTGCATCGAAACGTATGGACCGGCCACCGGCGAGGCGTCCGTCGTATCGCTGCGCGAGTTGCTCGGCATGATCGGTGCGCACGAATGGCGCAAGAAGGGCGTCGAGATTGCCGCACTGGGCGAGCGGATCCATCCGCACTACGGGGTGTTTTCACCGGTGCGCGGCGAGTATGTGGATCTCGTCGCGCGCACGCCGCTGCCTTCGCTGAACAAGGCGTTCGATATCGGCACGGGCACGGGCGTATTGTCCGCGCTGCTCGCCAAACGCGGCGTGAAGAAAATCATCGCCACCGATCAGGATCCCCGAGCGCTCGCTTGCGCGCGTGAGAACCTGACGCGTCTCGGCTACGACCAGCAGGTCGAGGTCGTGCAAGCGGATCTGTTTCCGGAAGGCCGTGCCCCACTCGTGGTGTGCAACCCGCCGTGGCTGCCGGCAAGGCCCGCTTCTCCGATCGAATATGCGATCTACGATCCGGAAAGCCGTATGCTGCTCGGTTTCCTGAATGGGCTCGCGGAGCATGTGTCGCCGGGCGGGGAAGGCTGGCTGATCATGTCGGACTTCGCGGAGCATCTCGGCTTGCGCACGCGCGACTGGCTGCTCGCCGCCATCGACAAGGCCGGATTGACGGTGATCGGGCGCGAGGACATTCGTCCGCGGCACCCCAAGTCGACCGATGAAACCGACGCGCTGCACACCGCGCGCATCGCTGAAGTCACTTCGCTGTGGCGTCTCAAGCCGCGATAA
- a CDS encoding TIGR03862 family flavoprotein, giving the protein MSSSFDSARVAVIGGGPAGLMAAEALARPGVRVDVYDAMPSVGRKFLMAGKGGMNITHSEPLEPFLGRYGARREQLASLVNAFDPDALRVWLHGLGVETFVGSSGRVFPADMKAAPMLRAWLHRLREAGVGFHMRHKWTGWDTEAGADAATHTLRFATPNGEQTVTVDAVVFALGGASWPRLGSDAAWVPLMASREVPVTPLLPANCGFDADWSPYLRERFAGQPVKPVAIALTSVDNKVHNRQGEILLTETGLEGSLIYALSAVIRDRILADGSATITLDLAPGLPLERVVAEVTRPRGSRSMSSHLHGRIGIGGVKLALLHEILSKEAFADANGLAHAIKALPVRLTRARPIAEAISTAGGIPFEALDEHLMIERLPGAFCAGEMLDWEAPTGGYLLTACFASGLAAGRGAAAYLGKLKASGAST; this is encoded by the coding sequence ATGTCATCCTCATTCGATTCCGCCCGCGTCGCCGTGATTGGCGGCGGCCCCGCCGGCTTGATGGCCGCCGAGGCGCTCGCCCGGCCAGGCGTGCGGGTCGACGTCTACGACGCCATGCCGTCGGTCGGCCGCAAATTCCTGATGGCGGGCAAGGGCGGCATGAATATCACCCATTCGGAACCGCTCGAGCCGTTCCTCGGGCGCTACGGGGCCCGCCGCGAGCAACTCGCATCGCTCGTGAACGCCTTCGATCCCGACGCCTTGCGTGTGTGGTTGCACGGGCTGGGCGTGGAAACCTTCGTCGGCAGTTCGGGCCGCGTTTTTCCGGCCGACATGAAAGCCGCACCCATGCTGCGTGCGTGGCTGCATCGATTGCGCGAAGCGGGCGTGGGCTTTCACATGCGCCACAAGTGGACCGGCTGGGACACCGAAGCGGGCGCGGACGCTGCCACGCATACACTTCGATTTGCCACGCCCAACGGTGAGCAAACTGTAACCGTCGACGCCGTAGTGTTCGCGCTTGGCGGCGCAAGCTGGCCGCGTCTGGGTTCGGACGCCGCCTGGGTACCGTTGATGGCCTCGCGCGAGGTACCGGTGACGCCCTTGCTGCCGGCGAATTGCGGCTTCGACGCCGACTGGAGCCCCTACCTGCGCGAGCGTTTTGCAGGCCAACCGGTGAAGCCGGTAGCCATCGCACTGACGAGCGTAGACAATAAAGTCCACAATCGACAAGGTGAAATACTTCTGACCGAAACCGGCCTCGAAGGGAGCCTGATTTATGCCTTGTCGGCGGTGATCCGCGACCGAATTCTCGCCGACGGTTCCGCGACAATCACGCTGGACCTGGCGCCGGGCTTGCCTTTGGAGCGAGTCGTCGCCGAAGTCACGCGACCGCGCGGCTCACGCTCGATGTCGAGTCACCTGCACGGCCGGATCGGGATCGGCGGAGTCAAACTGGCTCTGTTGCATGAGATTTTGTCGAAAGAGGCCTTCGCCGACGCGAACGGCCTTGCGCACGCCATCAAGGCGCTGCCGGTGCGCCTCACCCGTGCAAGGCCGATCGCGGAGGCAATCAGCACCGCCGGCGGCATTCCCTTCGAGGCGCTCGACGAGCACCTGATGATTGAACGCCTGCCGGGCGCATTCTGCGCAGGCGAAATGCTCGACTGGGAAGCGCCCACGGGCGGCTATCTCCTCACTGCCTGCTTTGCCAGCGGCCTCGCGGCAGGGCGTGGCGCGGCGGCATACCTCGGCAAACTCAAGGCGAGCGGCGCATCGACGTGA
- a CDS encoding DUF1059 domain-containing protein: MSRKYIDCREFPSEMNCTVALSADTESELLDAAVQHAVSVHKHTDSPELRSQLKTLFHDGTPPVEAPRA; encoded by the coding sequence ATGTCCCGCAAATACATTGATTGTCGCGAATTCCCGAGCGAAATGAACTGCACGGTTGCCCTATCTGCCGACACCGAGAGCGAATTGCTCGACGCCGCAGTCCAGCATGCGGTCTCTGTGCACAAACACACGGATTCGCCGGAGTTGCGGTCGCAACTCAAGACCCTCTTTCACGACGGCACGCCACCGGTTGAGGCTCCGCGCGCGTGA
- a CDS encoding DNA-binding protein produces MDTVPNGNVEQKFQEMLAKLIATPAWSEKQQLELEMARDISTEMLRLAEIMRDGSVDMETCLTMLKYAKVLDFVMTTLASRRDIKPQTLRVIFKLAGLKVDEAYPG; encoded by the coding sequence ATGGATACGGTACCCAACGGAAACGTCGAACAGAAGTTTCAGGAAATGCTGGCGAAGCTCATCGCCACCCCGGCCTGGTCGGAGAAGCAGCAACTCGAGCTGGAAATGGCCCGTGACATCTCCACGGAAATGCTCCGTCTCGCCGAAATCATGCGCGACGGCAGCGTGGACATGGAAACCTGCCTGACCATGCTCAAGTACGCCAAAGTGCTCGACTTCGTCATGACAACGCTCGCTTCGCGGCGCGATATCAAGCCGCAAACGCTGCGGGTCATCTTCAAGCTTGCGGGCTTGAAGGTAGACGAGGCCTACCCCGGCTAG
- a CDS encoding SAM-dependent methyltransferase: MSSKTHEIRPNQSVELLKELHILTRDGKMNQDSRRKLKQVYHLFQFIEPLLKDLKDKQGAVSLVDHGAGKSYLGFILYDLFFKEFQAQAGGASHIYGIETREELVAKSEELANRLGFTGMSFLNLSVADSITSDRLPGQIDIVTALHACNTATDDALRFALEKKAKYIVVVPCCQAEVAGVLRQNKGKSLGSALTEIWRHPLHTREFGSQITNVLRCLQLEAHGYQVSVTELVGWEHSMKNELIIAQYKDLPRRRPAERLNEVMETLGIEELKERFFVSA; this comes from the coding sequence ATGTCCAGCAAAACCCACGAAATCCGTCCCAACCAATCCGTCGAATTGCTGAAGGAGCTCCATATCCTCACGCGCGACGGCAAGATGAACCAGGACAGCCGTCGCAAGCTGAAACAGGTCTATCACCTGTTCCAGTTCATCGAGCCGCTGCTCAAGGACCTCAAGGACAAACAGGGCGCCGTGTCCCTCGTCGATCACGGCGCGGGCAAGTCCTACCTAGGTTTTATCCTGTACGACCTTTTCTTCAAGGAGTTTCAGGCTCAGGCTGGTGGGGCGTCGCACATATACGGCATCGAAACGCGCGAGGAGCTGGTCGCGAAGTCGGAGGAGCTGGCGAACCGGCTGGGCTTTACGGGCATGTCGTTCCTGAATCTTTCGGTGGCGGACTCGATCACGTCGGATCGCTTGCCGGGCCAGATCGATATCGTGACGGCGCTGCACGCCTGCAATACGGCGACCGACGACGCGCTGCGCTTCGCTCTGGAGAAGAAAGCGAAATACATCGTGGTCGTGCCGTGCTGTCAGGCCGAGGTGGCGGGTGTGCTGCGGCAGAACAAGGGCAAATCGCTGGGGAGCGCCTTGACGGAAATCTGGCGGCATCCATTGCATACGCGGGAGTTTGGAAGCCAGATCACAAATGTGCTGCGATGTTTGCAGCTCGAAGCGCACGGCTATCAGGTCAGCGTGACCGAGCTGGTGGGATGGGAGCATTCGATGAAAAACGAACTCATCATCGCCCAGTACAAGGACTTGCCGAGGCGGCGGCCGGCCGAGCGCCTCAATGAGGTGATGGAGACGCTCGGTATCGAGGAACTGAAAGAGCGGTTCTTTGTATCGGCTTGA
- a CDS encoding DUF1415 domain-containing protein produces the protein MSLSAESDDAVVAATRHWLTEAVIGLNLCPFAKAVHVKGQIRYVVSHAADMEGVLTDLETELQTLMEADPDAVDTTLLIVPHALGDFLDYNDCLFFADRMLKQLRLEGIVQIASFHPQYQFEDSQPDDIENYTNRAPYPILHLLREDSIERAVQAFPDAEEIYERNQETLRRIGLAGWNALMKP, from the coding sequence ATGTCTTTGTCCGCCGAATCCGATGATGCTGTTGTTGCCGCCACTCGTCACTGGCTGACCGAGGCGGTGATCGGCCTCAACCTGTGTCCGTTTGCCAAGGCCGTGCATGTGAAGGGCCAGATTCGCTACGTAGTCAGCCATGCCGCGGACATGGAAGGCGTGCTGACCGATCTCGAAACCGAGCTTCAGACGTTGATGGAGGCCGATCCGGACGCGGTGGATACGACACTGTTGATCGTGCCCCACGCACTCGGCGACTTTCTCGACTACAACGACTGCCTGTTTTTCGCCGACCGCATGCTCAAGCAGCTTCGGCTCGAAGGCATCGTTCAGATCGCCAGCTTTCATCCTCAATATCAGTTCGAAGACAGCCAGCCTGACGATATCGAAAACTACACGAACCGGGCGCCCTACCCGATTTTGCACTTGCTGCGCGAGGACAGCATCGAGCGCGCGGTTCAGGCGTTTCCCGATGCGGAAGAGATTTACGAGCGAAATCAGGAAACGCTTCGGCGAATCGGCCTTGCCGGCTGGAATGCGTTGATGAAGCCGTAA
- a CDS encoding TetR/AcrR family transcriptional regulator produces MSDNEIHKPASTRRARGAQTAGPQAQQHLLRAADELFYREGVRAVGVDAVVERAGVNKMSLYRQFSSKDELIMAYLERKDEQFFGYVERSFAKHPGEPAKQLQQYFDDLAGRASIDGYRGCPFVNVSVEFPDAAHPARQFVFRNKARLMARLTELTTAAGADDPEALANALGLMIEGVYAASQTYGPGCGPILAAPKVAAQLIAAACGTTAAPSGA; encoded by the coding sequence ATGTCCGACAACGAAATTCACAAGCCTGCCAGTACACGGCGTGCACGCGGCGCGCAGACAGCCGGGCCCCAGGCGCAGCAGCATCTGCTTCGTGCCGCGGACGAGTTGTTCTATCGCGAGGGCGTGCGAGCCGTCGGCGTCGACGCGGTTGTCGAACGCGCCGGCGTGAACAAGATGAGCTTGTACCGCCAGTTTTCGTCGAAGGACGAACTGATCATGGCTTATCTGGAGCGCAAGGACGAGCAGTTCTTCGGTTATGTGGAGAGGAGCTTCGCGAAGCATCCGGGCGAGCCGGCCAAACAGCTTCAGCAATATTTCGACGATCTCGCGGGGCGCGCGTCGATCGACGGCTATCGCGGCTGTCCCTTCGTGAACGTGTCGGTCGAGTTTCCGGACGCGGCGCATCCGGCGCGACAGTTCGTGTTCCGCAACAAGGCGCGGTTGATGGCGCGCCTCACGGAACTAACCACGGCGGCGGGCGCCGACGATCCCGAAGCGCTGGCCAATGCGCTCGGTTTAATGATCGAAGGCGTGTATGCGGCGAGCCAGACCTACGGCCCGGGATGCGGCCCCATTCTGGCCGCGCCGAAAGTCGCCGCGCAGTTGATCGCCGCCGCATGCGGCACGACGGCGGCGCCCTCGGGCGCTTGA